From one Anopheles cruzii chromosome 3, idAnoCruzAS_RS32_06, whole genome shotgun sequence genomic stretch:
- the LOC128274002 gene encoding outer dense fiber protein 3-like, whose protein sequence is MGCMILIVFVCFFAISQLVSITAPNEYHIPNVLGSSKEGPIRSAPAYTITGRQKQTLPECIGFPGPGHYDAKIDPLVRRAPMFSMATRFRRPTDEALKPGPAAHYPEKINLGHVPAYSFGIKHSEYLGDFPEPPRYRNQLAI, encoded by the exons ATGGGCTGCATGATCTTGATCgtgtttgtctgtttttttgcgaTCTCGCAACTCGTTTCAATCACAGCCCCGAACGAATACCACATCCCGAATGTGCTCGGTTCGAGTAAGGAAGGGCCGATCCGTTCGGCCCCAGCGTACACAATCACCGGCCGGCAGAAGCAGACTCTTCCTGAGTGCATTGGGttccccggtcccggtcacTACGATGCGAAAATCGATCCGCTGGTGAGACGGGCACCGATGTTCTCGATGGCCACCCGCTTCCGTCGGCCGACGGACGAAGCCCTCAAGCCGGGTCCGGCGGCACACTATCCGGAAAAG ATCAACCTCGGGCATGTACCGGCCTACAGCTTCGGTATCAAGCACTCGGAGTACCTTGGGGACTTCCCGGAACCTCCTCGCTATCGCAATCAGCTGGCCATCTAA
- the LOC128273999 gene encoding uncharacterized protein LOC128273999 isoform X2, with product MGGFEQRPWTPTKRRGPIAAEHRGPGPQYLLPQLLGTKVVDSKRQAAPAYSFGQRHKARTESFSPGPLYNITGLGCKGKDAPPAYCLQSRPKEIPKYLTPAPGEYNIEKSDKMLVKSAPKYTFGVKKPPNPTSQTPAPGDYKPERVVLDSAPKFSFGIKPESKLRSDTPAPGTYSPEKVLKDKSPKYSFGLKVIPEKHEETPAPGAYEPERALALDRRPAYSFGLKTIAEKPNNTPAPGAYEPEKVKLTMTPSYSFGIRPTIDKPNSNPAPGAYEPEKAQKFIDHSPAFAFGMRINHDKPSCTPAPSAYQVEKVNLDHQPAYSFGIRTNVAKPNITPAPGAYSPENAQQNDGAPKYSFGLRPTIDKPDGVPAPGAYSPEKAKVDSPAYSFGVRAKQDKPSANPGPGAYDAEKVVDGKSPAYSFGLRPDVGKPNVGPGPGAYNADRVDSGMPSYSFGVKHSRDKVQSIPGPGAYDADKAHDKVSLAYSFGVKTNLQKPNVGPGPGAYDATNDRSAPAYSFGVKHNLEKPSAIPGPGAYDAEKGNDKFSPSYSFGVKTNQEKPNVVPGPGAYDSDKVDNSSPAYSFGVKTHHEKPSAIPGPGAYDSDKVVDKSSPAYSFGVRTNREKPSAIPGPGAYDSDKVVDKSSPAYSFGVKPNPGKPSAIPGPGAYDSDKVTDKFSPAYSFGVKTNLEKPSAIPGPGAYDADKAADKSSPAYSFGVKTNLEKPSVIPGPGAYDADKVNDKSSPAYTFGVKTNVEKPSLIPGPGAYDNEKIHDSTTPAYTFGVKPQTTKVNPTPAPGAYSPEKYTYHNPAYTFGVRPNIDKIDDIPAPGAYNPEAAKLDSGAPAYTFGVRPCIDKVDCTPAPGTYSVEKMKLDHGPSYPFGIKVNREKPNEVPAPGTYNPDKAKIVHAPAYSFGIKHKGETLKDTPAPSAYQPEKCKTDCSPAYTFGVKVNHETITHDGPVNAVTTTVTNGDSSVASNAMVVSNGGSSTVSSSNTVTTRTGSVQNGSDGQSTVTTKTITTTQTSGGSMKVIRERKTTTEERASASVETVGDGLVPNCIAGVKQLANVQHQRMVCTGHFRA from the exons ATGGGCGGATTCGAGCAACGGCCCTGGACGCCGACAAAGCGGCGCGGCCCGATCGCGGCCGAGCACCGTGGCCCCGGCCCACAGTATCTGCTACCACAGCTTCTCG GTACGAAAGTGGTAGACTCCAAACGGCAAGCCGCACCCGCCTACAGCTTCGGGCAGCGTCATAAAGCGCGCACGGAATCGTTCAGCCCCGGCCCACTCTACAACATCACGGGGCTCGGCTGCAAGGGCAAAGATGCACCGCCGGCGTACTGTCTGCAGAGCCGCCCGAAGGAGATACCGAAGTATCTGACGCCCGCGCCGGGCGAGTACAACATCGAAAAGTCGGACAAAATGCTGGTCAAATCGGCCCCGAAGTACACGTTCGGGGTGAAGAAACCGCCGAACCCGACCAGCCAGACGCCAG CGCCCGGTGACTATAAACCAGAGAGGGTGGTACTAGATAGTGCGCCCAAGTTTTCGTTCGGCATCAAGCCCGAGAGTAAGCTGCGCAGTGACACTCCAG CTCCCGGTACATACTCGCCGGAAAAGGTATTAAAAGACAAATCACCGAAGTACAGCTTCGGGCTGAAAGTGATACCGGAGAAGCACGAGGAGACACCGG CTCCCGGCGCATACGAACCGGAACGGGCCCTAGCGCTCGATAGAAGGCCGGCGTACAGTTTCGGTTTGAAGACGATCGCCGAAAAACCCAACAACACGCCGGCCCCGGGAGCGTACGAGCCGGAGAAGGTGAAGCTCACCATGACACCGTCGTACAGCTTCGGCATTCGACCGACAATCGACAAACCGAACAGCAATCCTG CACCGGGTGCATACGAGCCCGAGAAGGCGCAGAAGTTCATCGATCACTCACCAGCATTTGCATTCGGCATGCGCATCAATCACGATAAACCGAGCTGCACGCCGGCCCCGTCCGCGTATCAGGTGGAGAAGGTGAACCTAGATCACCAGCCGGCGTACAGTTTTGGCATACGCACGAACGTAGCGAAGCCGAACATAACGCCGGCCCCGGGAGCGTACTCCCCTGAGAACGCGCAGCAGAACGACGGAGCGCCCAAGTACAGCTTCGGGCTCCGACCGACAATCGACAAACCGGACGGTGTTCCGGCGCCCGGTGCCTACTCTCCCGAAAAGGCCAAAGTAGACAGCCCGGCGTACAGCTTCGGCGTGCGGGCCAAGCAGGACAAACCGAGTGCCAATCCCGGCCCAGGGGCGTACGATGCGGAAAAGGTGGTGGACGGGAAGTCACCGGCGTATTCGTTTGGGTTGCGACCGGACGTGGGCAAGCCCAACGTTGGGCCAGGACCCGGAGCGTACAATGCTGATCGCGTGGATAGCGGCATGCCGTCATACTCGTTCGGCGTGAAACACAGCCGAGACAAGGTACAATCGATCCCCGGGCCAGGAGCGTACGATGCGGATAAGGCTCACGACAAGGTGTCACTGGCGTACTCGTTCGGAGTGAAAACGAACCTACAGAAACCGAATGTCGGTCCTGGACCGGGCGCATATGATGCGACAAACGACCGATCGGCTCCAGCTTATTCGTTCGGTGTTAAGCATAACCTTGAGAAGCCGAGCGCCATTCCGGGGCCCGGTGCATACGATGCCGAAAAGGGGAACGATAAGTTCTCTCCATCGTACTCGTTTGGTGTGAAGACAAATCAGGAAAAACCCAACGTCGTGCCAGGTCCTGGAGCGTATGACTCTGATAAAGTCGACAACTCGTCGCCGGCGTATTCGTTCGGAGTGAAGACACACCACGAGAAGCCAAGCGCCATCCCCGGACCGGGGGCATACGATTCGGACAAGGTGGTGGACAAATCGTCTCCAGCTTACTCCTTCGGAGTGAGGACGAATCGGGAGAAACCAAGTGCCATTCCGGGGCCCGGAGCCTACGACTCGGACAAAGTTGTGGATAAGTCTTCTCCCGCGTACTCGTTCGGGGTGAAACCGAATCCCGGGAAGCCCAGTGCTATTCCCGGACCGGGTGCGTACGATTCAGACAAAGTGACTGATAAGTTCTCCCCTGCGTATTCGTTCGGTGTAAAGACGAACCTGGAGAAACCTAGCGCTATACCCGGACCGGGAGCCTATGACGCAGACAAAGCGGCCGACAAAAGCTCTCCGGCGTACTCCTTCGGAGTAAAGACAAATCTGGAGAAACCTAGCGTTATCCCCGGACCGGGTGCATACGATGCGGATAAGGTTAACGACAAGAGCTCTCCCGCGTACACGTTCGGTGTGAAAACGAACGTAGAAAAGCCGAGCCTTATTCCTGGACCCGGGGCTTACGATAATGAGAAGATACACGATTCCACCACGCCGGCGTACACGTTTGGGGTGAAGCCGCAAACGACGAAGGTGAACCCAACGCCAGCTCCCGGTGCCTACTCACCGGAGAAGTATACCTACCACAACCCAGCCTATACGTTCGGTGTTCGGCCGAACATTGACAAAATTGACGACATACCCGCACCTGGGGCCTATAATCCGGAAGCGGCCAAGCTGGActccggcgctccggcgtACACGTTTGGCGTACGTCCGTGCATCGATAAGGTGGACTgcaccccggccccgggaacctACTCTGTGGAGAAGATGAAGCTAGATCATGGCCCATCCTACCCCTTCGGTATCAAGGTGAACCGAGAGAAACCGAACGAAGTGCCAG CTCCCGGCACTTACAATCCCGATAAGGCTAAGATCGTTCACGCTCCGGCGTACAGTTTTGGCATTAAGCATAAAGGTGAAACTCTCAAGGATACCCCTG CTCCCTCGGCGTATCAGCCGGAAAAGTGCAAAACCGACTGCTCGCCGGCCTACACGTTCGGCGTGAAGGTAAATCACGAAACGATCACTCACGATGGCCCAG TCAACGCAGTGACAACAACCGTAACGAATGGTGACTCATCGGTTGCTTCCAACGCGATGGTGGTCAGCAATGGCGGTTCTTcgaccgtcagcagcagcaacaccgtcACCACAAGGACCGGTTCGGTGCAGAACGGAAGTGATGGTCAGAGTACGGTGACGACCAAGACGATCACCACGACGCAGACGTCCGGTGGAAGCATGAAGGTGATCCGTGAGCGgaagaccaccaccgaggagcGTGCTTCGGCTTCCGTTGAAACGGTCGGTGACGGACTGGTGCCAAACTGCATCGCCGGTGTGAAGCAGTTGGCCAACGTGCAGCACCAGCGCATGGTGTGCACGGGCCACTTCCGTGCCTAG
- the LOC128273999 gene encoding uncharacterized protein LOC128273999 isoform X1: MVVQTSVKTRHLSTTRVSSTYRQHKSTNSFKRRYKDSYRVMGGFEQRPWTPTKRRGPIAAEHRGPGPQYLLPQLLGTKVVDSKRQAAPAYSFGQRHKARTESFSPGPLYNITGLGCKGKDAPPAYCLQSRPKEIPKYLTPAPGEYNIEKSDKMLVKSAPKYTFGVKKPPNPTSQTPAPGDYKPERVVLDSAPKFSFGIKPESKLRSDTPAPGTYSPEKVLKDKSPKYSFGLKVIPEKHEETPAPGAYEPERALALDRRPAYSFGLKTIAEKPNNTPAPGAYEPEKVKLTMTPSYSFGIRPTIDKPNSNPAPGAYEPEKAQKFIDHSPAFAFGMRINHDKPSCTPAPSAYQVEKVNLDHQPAYSFGIRTNVAKPNITPAPGAYSPENAQQNDGAPKYSFGLRPTIDKPDGVPAPGAYSPEKAKVDSPAYSFGVRAKQDKPSANPGPGAYDAEKVVDGKSPAYSFGLRPDVGKPNVGPGPGAYNADRVDSGMPSYSFGVKHSRDKVQSIPGPGAYDADKAHDKVSLAYSFGVKTNLQKPNVGPGPGAYDATNDRSAPAYSFGVKHNLEKPSAIPGPGAYDAEKGNDKFSPSYSFGVKTNQEKPNVVPGPGAYDSDKVDNSSPAYSFGVKTHHEKPSAIPGPGAYDSDKVVDKSSPAYSFGVRTNREKPSAIPGPGAYDSDKVVDKSSPAYSFGVKPNPGKPSAIPGPGAYDSDKVTDKFSPAYSFGVKTNLEKPSAIPGPGAYDADKAADKSSPAYSFGVKTNLEKPSVIPGPGAYDADKVNDKSSPAYTFGVKTNVEKPSLIPGPGAYDNEKIHDSTTPAYTFGVKPQTTKVNPTPAPGAYSPEKYTYHNPAYTFGVRPNIDKIDDIPAPGAYNPEAAKLDSGAPAYTFGVRPCIDKVDCTPAPGTYSVEKMKLDHGPSYPFGIKVNREKPNEVPAPGTYNPDKAKIVHAPAYSFGIKHKGETLKDTPAPSAYQPEKCKTDCSPAYTFGVKVNHETITHDGPVNAVTTTVTNGDSSVASNAMVVSNGGSSTVSSSNTVTTRTGSVQNGSDGQSTVTTKTITTTQTSGGSMKVIRERKTTTEERASASVETVGDGLVPNCIAGVKQLANVQHQRMVCTGHFRA; encoded by the exons ATG GTTGTCCAGACGAGTGTTAAGACGAGACATCTGTCCACGACCCGAGTCAGCAGCACTTATCGGCAGCACAAGAGCACCAACAGCTTCAAGAGGCGCTACAAAGATTCCTACCGCGTGATGGGCGGATTCGAGCAACGGCCCTGGACGCCGACAAAGCGGCGCGGCCCGATCGCGGCCGAGCACCGTGGCCCCGGCCCACAGTATCTGCTACCACAGCTTCTCG GTACGAAAGTGGTAGACTCCAAACGGCAAGCCGCACCCGCCTACAGCTTCGGGCAGCGTCATAAAGCGCGCACGGAATCGTTCAGCCCCGGCCCACTCTACAACATCACGGGGCTCGGCTGCAAGGGCAAAGATGCACCGCCGGCGTACTGTCTGCAGAGCCGCCCGAAGGAGATACCGAAGTATCTGACGCCCGCGCCGGGCGAGTACAACATCGAAAAGTCGGACAAAATGCTGGTCAAATCGGCCCCGAAGTACACGTTCGGGGTGAAGAAACCGCCGAACCCGACCAGCCAGACGCCAG CGCCCGGTGACTATAAACCAGAGAGGGTGGTACTAGATAGTGCGCCCAAGTTTTCGTTCGGCATCAAGCCCGAGAGTAAGCTGCGCAGTGACACTCCAG CTCCCGGTACATACTCGCCGGAAAAGGTATTAAAAGACAAATCACCGAAGTACAGCTTCGGGCTGAAAGTGATACCGGAGAAGCACGAGGAGACACCGG CTCCCGGCGCATACGAACCGGAACGGGCCCTAGCGCTCGATAGAAGGCCGGCGTACAGTTTCGGTTTGAAGACGATCGCCGAAAAACCCAACAACACGCCGGCCCCGGGAGCGTACGAGCCGGAGAAGGTGAAGCTCACCATGACACCGTCGTACAGCTTCGGCATTCGACCGACAATCGACAAACCGAACAGCAATCCTG CACCGGGTGCATACGAGCCCGAGAAGGCGCAGAAGTTCATCGATCACTCACCAGCATTTGCATTCGGCATGCGCATCAATCACGATAAACCGAGCTGCACGCCGGCCCCGTCCGCGTATCAGGTGGAGAAGGTGAACCTAGATCACCAGCCGGCGTACAGTTTTGGCATACGCACGAACGTAGCGAAGCCGAACATAACGCCGGCCCCGGGAGCGTACTCCCCTGAGAACGCGCAGCAGAACGACGGAGCGCCCAAGTACAGCTTCGGGCTCCGACCGACAATCGACAAACCGGACGGTGTTCCGGCGCCCGGTGCCTACTCTCCCGAAAAGGCCAAAGTAGACAGCCCGGCGTACAGCTTCGGCGTGCGGGCCAAGCAGGACAAACCGAGTGCCAATCCCGGCCCAGGGGCGTACGATGCGGAAAAGGTGGTGGACGGGAAGTCACCGGCGTATTCGTTTGGGTTGCGACCGGACGTGGGCAAGCCCAACGTTGGGCCAGGACCCGGAGCGTACAATGCTGATCGCGTGGATAGCGGCATGCCGTCATACTCGTTCGGCGTGAAACACAGCCGAGACAAGGTACAATCGATCCCCGGGCCAGGAGCGTACGATGCGGATAAGGCTCACGACAAGGTGTCACTGGCGTACTCGTTCGGAGTGAAAACGAACCTACAGAAACCGAATGTCGGTCCTGGACCGGGCGCATATGATGCGACAAACGACCGATCGGCTCCAGCTTATTCGTTCGGTGTTAAGCATAACCTTGAGAAGCCGAGCGCCATTCCGGGGCCCGGTGCATACGATGCCGAAAAGGGGAACGATAAGTTCTCTCCATCGTACTCGTTTGGTGTGAAGACAAATCAGGAAAAACCCAACGTCGTGCCAGGTCCTGGAGCGTATGACTCTGATAAAGTCGACAACTCGTCGCCGGCGTATTCGTTCGGAGTGAAGACACACCACGAGAAGCCAAGCGCCATCCCCGGACCGGGGGCATACGATTCGGACAAGGTGGTGGACAAATCGTCTCCAGCTTACTCCTTCGGAGTGAGGACGAATCGGGAGAAACCAAGTGCCATTCCGGGGCCCGGAGCCTACGACTCGGACAAAGTTGTGGATAAGTCTTCTCCCGCGTACTCGTTCGGGGTGAAACCGAATCCCGGGAAGCCCAGTGCTATTCCCGGACCGGGTGCGTACGATTCAGACAAAGTGACTGATAAGTTCTCCCCTGCGTATTCGTTCGGTGTAAAGACGAACCTGGAGAAACCTAGCGCTATACCCGGACCGGGAGCCTATGACGCAGACAAAGCGGCCGACAAAAGCTCTCCGGCGTACTCCTTCGGAGTAAAGACAAATCTGGAGAAACCTAGCGTTATCCCCGGACCGGGTGCATACGATGCGGATAAGGTTAACGACAAGAGCTCTCCCGCGTACACGTTCGGTGTGAAAACGAACGTAGAAAAGCCGAGCCTTATTCCTGGACCCGGGGCTTACGATAATGAGAAGATACACGATTCCACCACGCCGGCGTACACGTTTGGGGTGAAGCCGCAAACGACGAAGGTGAACCCAACGCCAGCTCCCGGTGCCTACTCACCGGAGAAGTATACCTACCACAACCCAGCCTATACGTTCGGTGTTCGGCCGAACATTGACAAAATTGACGACATACCCGCACCTGGGGCCTATAATCCGGAAGCGGCCAAGCTGGActccggcgctccggcgtACACGTTTGGCGTACGTCCGTGCATCGATAAGGTGGACTgcaccccggccccgggaacctACTCTGTGGAGAAGATGAAGCTAGATCATGGCCCATCCTACCCCTTCGGTATCAAGGTGAACCGAGAGAAACCGAACGAAGTGCCAG CTCCCGGCACTTACAATCCCGATAAGGCTAAGATCGTTCACGCTCCGGCGTACAGTTTTGGCATTAAGCATAAAGGTGAAACTCTCAAGGATACCCCTG CTCCCTCGGCGTATCAGCCGGAAAAGTGCAAAACCGACTGCTCGCCGGCCTACACGTTCGGCGTGAAGGTAAATCACGAAACGATCACTCACGATGGCCCAG TCAACGCAGTGACAACAACCGTAACGAATGGTGACTCATCGGTTGCTTCCAACGCGATGGTGGTCAGCAATGGCGGTTCTTcgaccgtcagcagcagcaacaccgtcACCACAAGGACCGGTTCGGTGCAGAACGGAAGTGATGGTCAGAGTACGGTGACGACCAAGACGATCACCACGACGCAGACGTCCGGTGGAAGCATGAAGGTGATCCGTGAGCGgaagaccaccaccgaggagcGTGCTTCGGCTTCCGTTGAAACGGTCGGTGACGGACTGGTGCCAAACTGCATCGCCGGTGTGAAGCAGTTGGCCAACGTGCAGCACCAGCGCATGGTGTGCACGGGCCACTTCCGTGCCTAG